CCGTCAGGGCCAGGGCCAGGAGGTACTGGGCGTGGCGGTCCCGGGGAACGACCTGGCTGGCCAGCGGCTCGGGGGTCAGCCCCAGGCGCTGGCAGACGTACTCCTCCACCGCGGGAGGGAGGTGGGCGAAGGTCCCCACGGCGCCCGAGACCTTCCCGACCGCTGCCGCCGTCCGCGCCGTGAGCAGCCGCTCTCGGTTCCGACCCGCCTCCGCGTACCAGCGGGCCACCTTGAGCCCGAAGGTGATCGGCTCGGCGTGCACCCCGTGGGTCCGGCCCACCATCGGCGTGTCCTTGTGGGCCAGGGCCAAGTCCCGGAGGGCCGCGCGCAGGCCGTCCAGACCCTCGAGGAGCAGGTCGGCCGCGTCGCGCATCTGCACCGCCAGCGCGGTATCCAGAACATCCGAGGAGGTGAGCCCCCGGTGGATGTAGCGCGCCGGCGGCCCCACCCGCTCCGCGACGGCCGTGAGAAAGGCGACCACGTCGTGCTTGACGTCCCGCTCGATCGCCGCGACCCGCTCCGCGTCGTAGCCGGCCCGCTCCTGGATCGCCCGGAGGGCCTCGGCCGGGATCTCCCCCAGCTTCGCCCAGGCCTCGCAGGCCAGGACCTCGATCCGGAGCCAGAGATCGAGCCGGGTCCGGTCCTCCCAGAGGCGGGCCATGGCCGGGCGGCTGTAGCGTGGGATCACGGGCTTCCCCTCAGGCCGGGACCGGGGCGGCCCCGA
This sequence is a window from Candidatus Methylomirabilis sp.. Protein-coding genes within it:
- the purB gene encoding adenylosuccinate lyase, whose product is MIPRYSRPAMARLWEDRTRLDLWLRIEVLACEAWAKLGEIPAEALRAIQERAGYDAERVAAIERDVKHDVVAFLTAVAERVGPPARYIHRGLTSSDVLDTALAVQMRDAADLLLEGLDGLRAALRDLALAHKDTPMVGRTHGVHAEPITFGLKVARWYAEAGRNRERLLTARTAAAVGKVSGAVGTFAHLPPAVEEYVCQRLGLTPEPLASQVVPRDRHAQYLLALALTGASLENAALEIRHLQRTEVLEAEEPFTEGQKGSSAMPHKVNPVGCEQICGLSRLLRTNALAALENVALWHERDISHSSVERVILPDSTILLDYLLHRLTEILQGLRVYPERMRENLQRSAGLLSSQRVLLALTDKGLSREEAYRLVQGHALRAREEGADFATLLRADPELRRVLSEEELAACFTLEPTLAQVDTLFERVGLLESETE